One Actinomycetota bacterium DNA window includes the following coding sequences:
- a CDS encoding 4-(cytidine 5'-diphospho)-2-C-methyl-D-erythritol kinase has protein sequence MSEASTGREVRIEARAKVNLFLRVLRRRDDGYHDLESLVVPVSLHDTVTVRARSKLSVEMRAAGSFEWEVIDPDHNLALIAAREWVAARGRPTEGAAVTVEKAIPVAAGLGGGSADAAAVLRAMNELWGRPFGDEELCAIGARVGSDVPALLTDGPVVMRGRGEIVEPARVAGLWFVVVPQPIPVSTADAYRWWDEDGGTTGPDAAPLLLAAAAGDVDALAGLMFNDLQGPVVRRHPQLEEVRANLLRAGALGAILCGSGPTMAGLARDEAHAHAIAARVPSAIPVSGPG, from the coding sequence GTGAGTGAGGCGTCCACCGGGCGGGAGGTTCGGATCGAGGCCCGGGCCAAGGTGAACCTGTTCCTGCGGGTGCTCCGACGGCGCGACGACGGCTACCATGATCTGGAGAGCCTCGTGGTGCCCGTGTCGCTGCACGACACGGTGACCGTGCGGGCCCGGTCGAAGCTTTCGGTGGAGATGCGGGCGGCGGGCTCGTTCGAGTGGGAGGTCATCGACCCCGACCACAACCTCGCGCTGATCGCGGCGCGCGAGTGGGTCGCCGCGCGGGGGCGTCCGACCGAGGGAGCGGCCGTCACCGTGGAGAAGGCCATCCCGGTGGCGGCGGGGCTCGGGGGCGGAAGCGCCGATGCGGCCGCCGTCCTGCGGGCCATGAACGAGCTGTGGGGAAGACCCTTCGGTGATGAGGAGCTCTGCGCGATCGGAGCGCGAGTGGGCTCCGACGTCCCGGCCTTGCTGACGGACGGGCCGGTGGTGATGCGAGGCCGCGGCGAGATCGTGGAGCCGGCTCGGGTGGCCGGGCTGTGGTTCGTCGTTGTGCCGCAACCGATCCCCGTCTCGACCGCGGATGCGTACCGGTGGTGGGACGAGGATGGAGGCACCACCGGCCCCGACGCCGCGCCGCTCCTCCTCGCCGCCGCCGCCGGCGATGTGGATGCGCTCGCCGGGCTGATGTTCAACGATCTCCAGGGCCCGGTCGTCCGCCGCCATCCCCAGCTCGAGGAGGTTCGAGCGAACCTCCTCCGGGCCGGTGCGCTTGGCGCCATCCTGTGCGGGAGCGGGCCCACCATGGCCGGGCTGGCTCGAGACGAGGCGCACGCCCACGCCATCGCGGCCAGGGTTCCCTCCGCGATCCCGGTCTCCGGTCCTGGATAA